In the Muricauda sp. MAR_2010_75 genome, one interval contains:
- a CDS encoding ankyrin repeat domain-containing protein, protein MKKTILTVAAFCMLVATGVSANEPKSDVNLNVSALPVEVNSFCKAIMQGDVETVKKLIELGEDVNEKSLGMAPVHFAARYNQAEILKLLIENGANFKRRSDQGYTAKKYAEMSNAAEALAVLEDAMKK, encoded by the coding sequence ATGAAAAAAACAATCCTAACAGTAGCTGCATTTTGCATGCTAGTAGCAACTGGCGTTTCTGCCAATGAACCTAAATCAGATGTGAATCTGAATGTATCCGCCCTGCCCGTTGAGGTCAATTCTTTTTGTAAGGCCATTATGCAAGGCGATGTAGAGACTGTTAAAAAACTTATTGAGCTTGGTGAGGATGTCAATGAAAAATCCCTTGGGATGGCTCCTGTACATTTTGCAGCCCGTTACAACCAAGCAGAAATCTTGAAACTGCTTATTGAAAACGGAGCAAACTTTAAAAGACGTTCCGATCAAGGATATACTGCTAAAAAATATGCCGAAATGTCCAATGCCGCTGAAGCACTTGCCGTTTTGGAAGATGCTATGAAAAAATAA
- the gpmI gene encoding 2,3-bisphosphoglycerate-independent phosphoglycerate mutase — protein MNKKTILMILDGWGKSPDPKVSAIAQANTPFVDSLYTQYPNANLLTDGMNVGLPEGQMGNSEVGHMNLGAGRIVYQDLAKINKAVKEDTLKDEKVLKDAFDYAKSNDKAVHFLGLVSDGGVHSHIDHLKALIKAADDSGVQNSFIHAFTDGRDVDPKSGKGFLIDLTHFCSDKNAKLATVVGRYYAMDRDKRWERVKLAYDVMVNAEGEKVKDISDAMQKSYDAGVTDEFIKPLVLTGENGQPLTKITEGDVIVFFNFRTDRGRELTQVLSQQDFHEQNMHKMDLYYVTMTNYDDSFKGIKVVYDKENIKDTLGEVLAKNGKKQIRIAETEKYPHVTFFFNGGREEPFEGEQRILCPSPKVATYDLQPEMSAYDIRDAIIPELKKGEADFICLNFANPDMVGHTGVMEAAIKACETVDECAKDVITAGLENGYSTIVIADHGNCDTMINPDGSPNTAHTTNPVPLILVDKDIKEIKGGVLGDIAPTILKMIGIPQPELMTQKPLV, from the coding sequence ATGAACAAGAAGACAATCCTTATGATTTTGGATGGCTGGGGAAAATCCCCGGATCCAAAAGTTTCTGCCATTGCACAAGCCAATACACCCTTTGTTGATTCGCTATATACCCAATACCCCAATGCCAACCTACTTACCGATGGAATGAACGTTGGACTGCCGGAAGGTCAAATGGGAAACAGTGAGGTGGGCCACATGAATTTAGGTGCCGGTAGAATTGTCTATCAGGATCTGGCCAAAATCAATAAAGCGGTCAAAGAAGACACCTTGAAAGACGAAAAAGTGTTAAAGGATGCCTTTGACTATGCCAAGAGCAATGACAAAGCCGTTCATTTTTTGGGTTTGGTCAGTGATGGTGGGGTGCATAGCCACATAGATCACTTAAAAGCCTTGATCAAGGCTGCTGACGACAGCGGGGTTCAAAATTCCTTTATCCATGCCTTTACCGATGGACGTGACGTGGACCCCAAAAGCGGAAAAGGTTTCTTGATTGACCTTACCCATTTCTGCTCGGACAAGAATGCCAAGCTGGCAACTGTGGTTGGAAGATATTACGCCATGGACCGTGATAAAAGATGGGAACGTGTAAAATTGGCCTATGATGTCATGGTAAATGCCGAAGGTGAAAAAGTTAAGGACATTAGCGATGCCATGCAAAAAAGTTATGATGCAGGGGTCACCGATGAATTTATAAAACCATTGGTTTTGACAGGAGAAAATGGCCAACCATTAACCAAAATAACAGAAGGTGATGTGATTGTCTTCTTCAACTTTAGGACAGATCGTGGTCGTGAACTTACACAGGTCTTGAGCCAGCAGGATTTTCACGAGCAGAACATGCACAAAATGGATCTGTACTACGTTACCATGACCAATTATGACGATTCGTTCAAAGGCATAAAAGTGGTCTATGACAAAGAAAACATCAAGGATACTTTGGGCGAAGTATTGGCTAAAAATGGCAAAAAGCAGATTCGTATTGCAGAGACTGAAAAATATCCACACGTAACCTTTTTCTTCAACGGAGGGCGGGAAGAACCTTTTGAAGGCGAGCAACGTATCCTATGCCCATCACCAAAAGTGGCCACGTATGACCTGCAGCCCGAAATGAGTGCGTATGATATTCGGGATGCGATTATCCCGGAACTCAAAAAAGGAGAGGCTGATTTTATATGCCTCAACTTTGCCAATCCTGATATGGTGGGCCATACCGGAGTTATGGAAGCTGCCATAAAAGCCTGTGAAACGGTGGATGAATGTGCCAAGGATGTCATTACAGCGGGATTGGAAAATGGCTATTCCACCATTGTTATTGCAGACCACGGAAATTGCGACACCATGATCAACCCAGATGGAAGCCCAAATACTGCACATACCACCAATCCAGTTCCTTTGATTCTTGTGGATAAGGACATAAAGGAAATCAAGGGTGGTGTTTTGGGTGATATTGCCCCTACCATTCTAAAAATGATAGGCATTCCACAACCCGA
- a CDS encoding M48 family metalloprotease codes for MRRGSWRIRILIGLAIVAFAFIRRCNNQEENPYTGRVQNINMTAEQEIAIGLQSVPEMAQQYGGLYPDERMQALVDAVGKKLVNSSIARETPYEYDFHLLADDRTINAFALPGGQCFITYALFSQLNEAQLAGVLGHEIGHVIGRHSAERIAESNFWQTLATGASVGGDMGSVVAGIGQNTLLKNGRDDELESDELGVLFMVQSGYDPYEMIKVMEILKAAAGPDRVPEFQSTHPDPENRIERIKEVIKKYSGR; via the coding sequence ATGAGAAGAGGAAGTTGGAGAATCCGCATCCTGATCGGACTGGCCATTGTGGCCTTCGCTTTTATCCGCCGTTGCAACAACCAAGAAGAGAATCCCTATACCGGAAGGGTCCAAAACATAAACATGACCGCAGAACAGGAGATTGCCATTGGGCTGCAAAGTGTTCCGGAAATGGCTCAGCAGTATGGTGGTCTCTACCCTGATGAACGAATGCAGGCCTTGGTGGATGCCGTGGGCAAAAAGCTGGTCAATAGCAGTATTGCCCGTGAAACACCTTATGAATACGACTTTCACCTCTTGGCCGATGATCGTACCATCAATGCCTTTGCCTTGCCCGGAGGGCAATGTTTTATCACCTATGCGCTGTTTTCCCAACTCAATGAAGCCCAATTGGCCGGAGTGTTGGGGCACGAAATAGGCCACGTGATCGGTAGGCACTCTGCGGAACGGATCGCGGAAAGCAATTTTTGGCAAACCCTGGCCACAGGTGCCTCTGTGGGTGGCGATATGGGAAGCGTGGTGGCAGGCATTGGTCAGAACACCTTATTGAAAAATGGCAGGGACGATGAACTGGAAAGTGATGAACTGGGTGTCCTGTTCATGGTCCAATCCGGGTATGATCCCTATGAGATGATCAAGGTCATGGAGATTTTAAAGGCGGCTGCCGGACCGGACCGTGTACCCGAATTTCAAAGCACGCATCCAGACCCCGAAAACCGGATAGAAAGGATAAAGGAAGTCATTAAAAAATATTCAGGTCGATAG
- a CDS encoding M15 family metallopeptidase has translation MKRRTFVKTASISGLACSLPPVFPHFISDEYSTDELMGKAVIDLFGEGINLRKEAYESFVEMKKAAYTDGFDIKMVSSYRDFYHQASIWERKYLAFTEDEGLEPLQAIDKIIEYSTIPGTSRHHWGTDIDIIDGYPKVSGDVLVPEKFEKGGPFENFKLWLDENSEKFGFHLVYTNEPKRRGFKYEPWHYSYAPISIPMLTAYRKINILRLLQKEEFYGAEHFTTGFIKTYIQDNILDINPALL, from the coding sequence ATGAAACGAAGGACTTTTGTTAAAACAGCATCCATTTCCGGTTTGGCCTGTTCCCTACCTCCAGTTTTTCCGCATTTTATTTCTGATGAATATTCCACTGACGAATTGATGGGCAAGGCTGTTATAGATCTCTTTGGTGAGGGCATCAACCTTAGAAAAGAGGCCTATGAGTCTTTTGTGGAAATGAAAAAAGCCGCCTACACGGATGGTTTCGATATTAAAATGGTTTCCAGTTACCGGGATTTTTACCATCAAGCAAGCATTTGGGAGCGAAAATATTTAGCGTTTACCGAAGATGAAGGCTTGGAACCCCTGCAGGCCATAGACAAGATCATTGAATATTCCACCATTCCGGGTACCAGCAGGCATCATTGGGGCACCGATATTGACATTATTGATGGCTATCCCAAGGTTTCAGGCGATGTTTTGGTTCCCGAAAAATTTGAAAAAGGCGGTCCCTTTGAAAATTTTAAACTGTGGCTGGATGAAAACTCGGAAAAATTTGGATTCCACCTCGTCTACACCAACGAACCCAAACGAAGGGGCTTCAAGTATGAGCCTTGGCATTATAGCTACGCCCCCATTTCCATTCCCATGTTAACGGCCTACAGGAAAATCAACATTCTGCGTTTGCTTCAAAAAGAGGAATTTTACGGCGCGGAACACTTTACCACAGGCTTCATTAAAACCTACATTCAAGACAATATCCTGGACATAAATCCAGCCCTGTTGTAG
- a CDS encoding DUF6747 family protein: protein MGTLVHFKNLYVEAFDDCKPSFIVLFLKGYSVFCGIMLMMALYAFFYRAFTGFEF, encoded by the coding sequence ATGGGAACACTAGTACACTTTAAGAACCTCTACGTAGAGGCATTTGACGATTGTAAACCGAGCTTTATTGTACTTTTTTTAAAAGGGTATTCCGTATTTTGTGGCATCATGTTGATGATGGCGTTGTATGCGTTTTTTTATAGAGCTTTTACTGGCTTTGAATTCTAA
- a CDS encoding gliding motility-associated C-terminal domain-containing protein, with amino-acid sequence MKPLLHISILLLGSVLHAQTGLYHAGNMQVHGNLGFHTSFINDSAFDQTEGLVGFYESNVIQVAGNIPPTLWDMEVMVPNNIFLRNSVNVRNNLNFIEGNILTTLNDPSVYLNFMDQGTYTEQANDRKITGFAAITDRDVFQFPVGDENQLRSLTLDSQGTTPLAICAYFFEDPSSPISITQSFDVNEKVRDIGTVSDTEFWIVQSSVPAQVTISWNARSGLGLIPNASLESVRLIGWNKASNQWTIIGNAAISGDITEGFLTSNTFVPNDFAAITFGTIPLPTDTFAVDNPTLGNYFLSPNGDGTNDFLVIEGMEESPNNSLIIYNRLGQKVYEKINYINEFYGMSNAGSLYTNREIGLPEGVYFYLVTLDDLGLEYTGFLFLDR; translated from the coding sequence TTGAAACCCCTCCTCCACATATCCATTTTGCTATTGGGCAGTGTGCTACACGCCCAAACTGGCCTGTATCATGCGGGCAATATGCAGGTGCATGGCAATTTGGGGTTCCATACCAGTTTTATCAACGATTCCGCCTTTGATCAAACCGAGGGCTTGGTAGGCTTTTACGAGAGCAACGTTATCCAGGTAGCGGGCAATATACCACCAACCCTTTGGGATATGGAGGTGATGGTGCCCAACAATATTTTTTTACGGAATTCGGTAAATGTGCGGAACAACCTCAATTTTATTGAGGGCAACATTCTTACCACCCTCAACGACCCATCGGTCTATCTTAATTTTATGGACCAAGGTACCTATACCGAGCAGGCCAATGATAGAAAAATAACCGGGTTTGCCGCCATCACCGACCGGGATGTTTTTCAATTCCCCGTAGGCGATGAGAACCAACTTCGGTCCTTGACCTTGGATTCGCAGGGAACAACACCTTTGGCCATCTGCGCCTATTTTTTTGAAGACCCTTCCTCACCCATATCCATCACCCAAAGTTTTGATGTCAACGAAAAGGTACGGGACATTGGTACCGTGAGCGACACGGAATTCTGGATTGTGCAGAGCAGCGTACCGGCCCAGGTCACCATCAGTTGGAACGCCCGGAGCGGATTGGGCCTTATTCCCAATGCCTCTCTGGAATCGGTTAGATTAATAGGATGGAACAAAGCTTCCAACCAATGGACCATTATTGGCAACGCCGCCATTAGCGGTGATATTACCGAAGGCTTTTTAACCTCCAACACCTTTGTTCCCAATGATTTTGCCGCCATTACGTTTGGCACCATTCCCCTGCCCACAGACACCTTTGCTGTGGACAATCCTACCTTGGGCAACTATTTTTTGAGTCCCAATGGCGATGGGACCAACGATTTTTTGGTGATTGAGGGCATGGAAGAATCGCCCAACAACAGTTTGATCATCTACAATCGGCTTGGACAAAAAGTCTATGAGAAAATCAACTATATCAATGAGTTTTATGGGATGTCCAATGCGGGAAGTCTTTACACCAACCGCGAAATCGGTCTGCCCGAAGGTGTCTATTTTTACCTGGTCACATTGGATGATCTAGGACTGGAATACACTGGTTTTCTGTTTTTAGACCGATAG